One Thermodesulfobacteriota bacterium genomic window, AAGCCCTTTTCTACAAATAAAGTATCAGGAAGCCATTGGTGATGAACACGCGCTGCATTAGTAGCCTCGGCAATGTTCATATCAAAATCTACTACGTTTAATATGATCTGTAGAACTGTGGTAATAATCCTACTTCCCCCCGGGCTTCCGGTAATAAGAAACGGCATATTGTCCTTCATAACTATAGTTGGACTCATTGAGCTTAGCATTCTCTTCTCAGGCTCAATGGAGTTTAATTTGCCTCCTACAAGTCCGTATGCATTCGGCACGCCTGACTTGGCAGAGAAATCATCCATCTCATTATTGAGAAGGATGCCTGTTCCAGGAACAGTAATTTTTGATCCATAACTAAAGTTAAGCGTATATGTGTTTGATACAGCGTTGCCATCACTGTCAATTACCGAAAAATGCGTGGTATTTGGACCTTCATAGCTACTTAAGTCACCAGGTTTAATTTCAATACTCGGTATAGCCGATCCAGGTTTGATTTCATTTTTTATAGATTTTGCATAGTCTTTCGATGTGAGCTCTGCTAGCGGAATTGGATTAAAGTCCGGGTCACCAAGATATTTAGAACGATCCGCGTATGCGTGCTTCATAGTTTCCGCTAAGATATTGATTGTTTTAGCTGTGTTCTGTCCATAAGAAGGTAGAGGAAACTGCTCTAAAATATTTAGCATCTGAACTAAATGTACCCCGCCCGAGCTTGGTGGAGGCATTGAGTATATTTCGTATCCGCGGTAGTTCCCTTTAACAGGTTTTCTTTGAGCTACACTATATTTTTTTAGGTCCTCTTTAGATATCAATCCGTCGTTATCTTTCATAAACTCAGAAATTTTATCTGCAATCTCTCCCTCATAAAAAGCTTTAGGTCCATTATTTGAGATTTCCTCTAAGCTTAAAGCCAAGTTTTTTTGAACTAGCAAATCACCCTCTTTATATGGCTGGCCATTTTCTTTGTAGAAGATCTTCATGCTGGCAGGT contains:
- the ggt gene encoding gamma-glutamyltransferase, whose product is MPSYIFATTLFALLFVTSYLFAQENPLYSSKARFHPVVAKNAMVATENKYATMAGLRVLKEGGNAVDAAVTIGFVMAVTYPRAGNLGGGGFMLTYISDKDEVVAIDYREKAPLAATKDMFLDKEGNVDKNKSRNSILSAGVPGTVAGLSYALEKYGTISLQRALAPAIELAKNGFVVDYELSKSLGQAKEQMEKSPASMKIFYKENGQPYKEGDLLVQKNLALSLEEISNNGPKAFYEGEIADKISEFMKDNDGLISKEDLKKYSVAQRKPVKGNYRGYEIYSMPPPSSGGVHLVQMLNILEQFPLPSYGQNTAKTINILAETMKHAYADRSKYLGDPDFNPIPLAELTSKDYAKSIKNEIKPGSAIPSIEIKPGDLSSYEGPNTTHFSVIDSDGNAVSNTYTLNFSYGSKITVPGTGILLNNEMDDFSAKSGVPNAYGLVGGKLNSIEPEKRMLSSMSPTIVMKDNMPFLITGSPGGSRIITTVLQIILNVVDFDMNIAEATNAARVHHQWLPDTLFVEKG